CACCTCAGCTCTGTAGGATTTCTTAGCTGGTAGAATCTCAGTCATGATCTTACTCTCCATTTTTTTCTGGTGACGTTCCATTGACACCGCCGCTTGTTTCTCCTGCTCAGGTGTGTAGAAGTATATCCCTGATCTGTATTGGGTTCCCACATCTTTTCCCTGATCACAGTTTTAAGTCATTAGCCACGGTAAAGTACATAGATATGTTAATATAACTTCACATCATCAAATGTTACACATTCGACTTGGTATTGCAAATGAATTGAATAACTAACAGAATAAAATAAATAGATAAGTTTTGATTTTTTGTGTTATGTATTCAGTTTGAAGTTTTCAATAAAAGTTTTAAATAGTATAACGTACCTGGCGATTTAAGGTGGTGGGGTCATGCCTAGACCAGAAGACATTAAGCAGAGACTCAAAGTTGCACTCTTTGGGATCATATTGAACCCTGACAACCTCTGCATGGTTCGTTGTGTTCGTGCAGACATCGTCGTATGAAGGATTGTGGAGGAACCCTTGGGTGTATCCAACCTCCGTATGAGTCACACCGGAGACTCTCTGAAACGCCAGCTCCACGCCCCAGAAGCATCCAGCGGCGAACTGTGCAAACTCATTTCCCGGCGCCGGAGCGTCATTGTCGTTTGCCTGAGTGATAGAAGAAAGATTCATGGCGAAGTTTTCTAGAGAGAAAAAAAAGTTTTGAGAGAGAATATTTAAAGTTTATTATGTAATCGCATCCAGATACCCTCCCATACATGAACTATATATACCACCTGTATAGTTAACCGTAGAGTGTATATACTATTTATTCCTGTCCATATACACGATCTATAAATATCACATGTATAGTTATCATTAAAGACAATATTAGAGTGTATATGCTATGTAATTCCGTCCGGATAACTCCATACATGATCTAACTATAAATATCACGTGTTAGATAACGTTATTTGACCCATTCCTATTGTACTTCCGTCCAGATACACTGCATGCATGAACTATAATTGCCACCTGTATTGTTTTTTCTAGAACCAAAATAACAGCTGTAAAAAAATAAAAAAATAATAGCTGTATTTTTTTTTAACATTAAAAATTTAAAATGAACAGTACTATGTCTTTCCGTCCAGATACACTCCATACATGAACTATAGCCAGAGAGGTGCAGCGAAACGGACCACGGTCTTAGTTTTACTGTTAGTTGCGTTTGCGTTTTAGTAGCGATTAGAAACTGCGAGTTTGAATGGCAGTGGTCATCAGGCCCGTCTCAATGTCTTTTTTTTTTTTCCATCTATAATATTATTTATCAAAAGATTTACAAACATAAAAACATAAAAATATAAGGCCCAACAAACTAAATGACACCTAGGCCGAAACATACAAATCCAACTTTAAAACTAAAAGAGGCCCAAACGATGCCCCATCCAACCCAAACCGAAACAAGAGGCCCGTCTCAATGTCTAAGAAGGTCCAGTGCATAAATAATGTAATATAATTTCAAAAAAGGCCCTAAATTTAAAAAAACGGGCCCTAAATTATAACTAAAATTAGGTAAAAATTTTGGGGCTCAGTGCAAATGCACCTTGGGCACCCCGATAGAACCGGTCCTGGTGGTCATTGAACTGAATTTGGAAAGTGAAAAATTAAGGTCCAAGATGTATGCTATTCGCTAAACCGAACCATATAAAGTTGAACTAAGAAGTTTTTTTTTCTAACCAATATATACTATGTTAAGAACCGTGCAATTGCGTGGAATGAACGTTATATATAAAAATAATTTTTATTTTTTATTATTTTTATGTTCATTTATGTATTATATATATAATTAAATTAAAATAAGCATATAAATCAAAGCAATGCCTCTTGTTTATTTACGAAAAGTTTTAGTAAATAAATCAAAACAATCATTTTATTTATTTTATATGGTATATGATTAAATTTTAATGACATGGATATAGATATATAATATATTTTAATATAAATATTTATTATTAAGAATTCATACTCATATGATAAATACAAAATTTCTAATGTGCGAATTTTTCAAAGTAAATTTTAAAATTAAAATCTTAAGGTTTCAATATTTTTCAATACAAATTTAGAAATTAACATAGTATTTTTATATGTTATATGGTTTAATTTTAAACTATATTAATATATAATATGAATGTCTATTAAATGAGACTCATATTCATACGATTTATGATCATTTATATTTTTTTATTACAAAATGGTTAAACCATTGTTCACAAAATTTTAGTATGAGACATTTAACATTTTTAGTAATTTATAGTCGTTTTAAAATTCAAAATATAACATATAAAAAATTATTTTTTATTGTATAGTTAATGTGATTGTTTAGTATCTTTTAATAATATAAGATTAAAACAAAAAAAAAGAGCTAAGATAGAAAAATTGTTATCAAATATTTATTATTCATAATCATTAATTGTGTCATATATATACGTTAATCATATTACGTAATTCCGTAGATTTTATTTAAGGAAAATGCGAGAATATTTTTTGTATATTATTTATCAATTTGATAGCTAGTTTAAAAAAATATAATATAAGTTAAGATAGACCAACCTATTTTTTCTAAAAATTTTGAATTTAATTCTCATTATGACATGTGGTTACAAAACAATGTTGTAATGTTTCTCAATTAATATATAAGTGATGTGTTATATCTCAGCTGATTTTTTATTGTTATCCAAATGAAAGAACAATTGTATGAAACAAAAGTTAATATCCAACTGAATCGATCATGTACCGAGTTTAATATAATCGGAATGAAATTAATTTTGTTAACTGAAATTAAATTGTTCAAATCTATAGATATTAAAGGATGAACGTATACTTATTATTCGTTTCTTAAAATATGTCTATCCAAAATCACACACAGAATAACGTAACCACCAACATTTTTCGTTTGTATCTAGTCATACTCTTCAAAACAATTGTTACAAAAATAACAAAATTATATCAAACCAAACCGAATACTCACTCTCGTACGCATTTAAATCAGAGAATATATATACATTACTGTATATTGAAACTCTTAAGTATACTATATGAAAACTCTTATATTTTAGTTGTTAATAAAATACAATATTAACGGAAAAGTAAAAACGATCAAATATACAAAATAATTCATACTGCCCCTCAGACCGCGGCCACCAATATGGGGAGCCGAGCTAGCAACCCCGGTTGCAGGGTTATTCTTTTTAGAAGATGGCTGGAGAATTCCGGCGGGGGCGGCCTGTGGAGCGCCCACAGGGGCCGGAGATGGGCCATTGCCTTCGACATTGACTTGTAGCCTCATACCAGCGAAGCAATGGAGCCGGTTACCACAGACAAAGAACCGGTCTCCCGGTTTGGACAGAGCAATGGTCGTGTTCCCATTTATGAACGTACGGATCGGGTCCGTAGTGTTGCAGCTTTGGAAGTTGTCTTTCGCCACTTCGTAGACACTATGCGTCGATGAGTATTGGAACACTGGCAATTATAGATGGATCAGATTCAAGCAATTATAATTAGTCTTACTGCATTTACATACGTTTAAATCGATGAAATAGCAGTCGTGAATCTAAAAAAAACTGATAAATCAGGTTGATCACTAACCATAGTTTCATAAAATACTTTCATCATGAAACTACAATATCAATTTTTATGTTTTTTGTTTTGGATAAGGTAAAGTATTGGCTAATGCCTATATATTTTAGAAGTCAATGGATGCATGTATTATAATACTTACTTAGAACATCACCGACAGAGAATCGCTTGCCTAAAGGCCAAGATTCAAGATCGGAGCTTATGTCCCAACCGGACGTGTCTCCCACAAAGTATGTAGTTGCGTTGCATCTTCTTGTTACTAAAATACCAAAAATGATGCAGAGATTGAAAATAAATAGCTTCTTCGACGTCTTCTCCATAATTGACGCAACTGTAAAATTTTCAATAACTTGAGTTTTAGCTTTAGATGCATATATGTGTCTGTAAACATATATAATAATGTGTGTGTATGGCATAGCTTAAGGTTGCTCATAGGTGGATAACCTAATATCACAACCACCAAAACATATAACATCTGCCTTTTGTTCCTTAGCCTTTGTTTTTTCTTAATGAATTTTTCGTGTTTCATAATTCATAGGATTCTTGTGCTGTTAGGTAAAGTCCACAACCCTAAATGGCTAAATATTCATGATGACAATGGACAGGTAGTTTTCTCTTTCTCCAATCTTTATAATACATTCACAAATATTAGTACACGGACAATAGATAACAAAAACAAAATCAGTTAATGATATTAACTAACAAGATGCAACTATTACGTTAATTTAATTTACATATGTCTATTAATTATTATTTACTTCTTCTCATCTTTCGAAACATACTTGC
The DNA window shown above is from Brassica oleracea var. oleracea cultivar TO1000 chromosome C3, BOL, whole genome shotgun sequence and carries:
- the LOC106335330 gene encoding stellacyanin-like, yielding MEKTSKKLFIFNLCIIFGILVTRRCNATTYFVGDTSGWDISSDLESWPLGKRFSVGDVLMFQYSSTHSVYEVAKDNFQSCNTTDPIRTFINGNTTIALSKPGDRFFVCGNRLHCFAGMRLQVNVEGNGPSPAPVGAPQAAPAGILQPSSKKNNPATGVASSAPHIGGRGLRGSMNYFVYLIVFTFPLILYFINN
- the LOC106335331 gene encoding peptide methionine sulfoxide reductase A3-like translates to MNLSSITQANDNDAPAPGNEFAQFAAGCFWGVELAFQRVSGVTHTEVGYTQGFLHNPSYDDVCTNTTNHAEVVRVQYDPKECNFESLLNVFWSRHDPTTLNRQGKDVGTQYRSGIYFYTPEQEKQAAVSMERHQKKMESKIMTEILPAKKSYRAEVYHQQYLSKGGQSCGIACNSPLMCSAATA